The following coding sequences are from one Thermaerobacter subterraneus DSM 13965 window:
- a CDS encoding Asp23/Gls24 family envelope stress response protein, whose protein sequence is MEEQGEFLPLPGEDEGGHVRIASEVVSVIAGIAAMEIDGVAGMASGGLVGGLSEMLGWKNLGKGVKVEVGERECTIDLFMIVHYGVRIPQVAERVQDNVKRAVETMTGLRVRGVNIHIQGVAFPEAQREQEARAR, encoded by the coding sequence ATGGAGGAGCAGGGCGAATTTCTTCCCCTTCCGGGCGAGGATGAGGGAGGCCACGTTCGCATCGCCAGCGAGGTGGTCAGCGTCATCGCCGGGATCGCCGCCATGGAGATCGACGGCGTCGCGGGGATGGCCAGCGGCGGCCTGGTGGGCGGCCTGTCGGAGATGCTGGGTTGGAAGAACCTCGGCAAGGGCGTCAAGGTCGAGGTGGGCGAGCGGGAGTGCACCATCGACCTGTTCATGATCGTCCACTACGGGGTGCGCATCCCGCAGGTGGCCGAGCGGGTGCAGGATAACGTCAAGCGGGCCGTCGAAACCATGACCGGGCTGCGGGTGCGCGGCGTCAACATTCATATTCAGGGTGTGGCCTTTCCGGAGGCCCAGCGGGAGCAGGAGGCCCGGGCCAGGTAG
- the amaP gene encoding alkaline shock response membrane anchor protein AmaP, translating to MAPWNAALAVVNSLLLAGVGGVLLAAGLAGWLPPGTLPPAWLPGPPAPGGWLVAIVGLAFVLSGLHVTYHALRPRRRDAVSAATELGEIRTALAAVEELARRTGLQVPGVRDIRPRVQAGRDGIRLRVRAEVLPDHPIPDVAPQLQARLREAVETIVGARVAEVRVVVERIAAERRRRAE from the coding sequence ATGGCCCCGTGGAACGCAGCACTGGCGGTAGTGAACTCCCTGCTCCTGGCAGGCGTGGGCGGGGTCTTGCTGGCGGCTGGCCTGGCGGGCTGGCTGCCTCCGGGCACCCTGCCGCCCGCCTGGTTGCCCGGACCGCCCGCACCCGGCGGGTGGCTGGTCGCTATCGTGGGCTTGGCGTTCGTCCTCAGCGGGCTGCATGTGACCTACCACGCCTTGCGGCCCCGCCGCCGGGACGCGGTGTCGGCGGCTACGGAGCTGGGGGAGATCCGCACCGCCCTGGCGGCGGTGGAGGAGCTGGCCCGCCGCACCGGGCTGCAGGTCCCCGGGGTGCGGGACATCCGACCGCGGGTCCAGGCCGGACGGGATGGCATCCGGCTCCGGGTCCGGGCGGAGGTCCTGCCGGATCATCCCATTCCCGATGTGGCACCGCAGCTTCAGGCGCGGCTGCGGGAGGCGGTGGAGACCATCGTGGGTGCCCGGGTCGCGGAGGTCCGCGTGGTGGTCGAGCGGATCGCTGCAGAACGGCGCCGCCGGGCCGAGTGA
- a CDS encoding DUF2273 domain-containing protein, with protein sequence MEDDRGFWQRHAGKMAGAAAGFLVALLVKWIGLGWTLLGLALAWLGLQVGSRIDEGDWEWPEAWERLWNRWSKRA encoded by the coding sequence GTGGAGGACGACCGGGGGTTCTGGCAGCGCCATGCCGGCAAGATGGCCGGGGCGGCAGCGGGCTTCCTCGTCGCCCTGCTGGTCAAGTGGATCGGCCTCGGATGGACCCTGCTCGGCTTGGCCCTGGCCTGGCTGGGCCTCCAGGTGGGCAGCCGCATCGACGAGGGCGACTGGGAATGGCCCGAGGCCTGGGAGCGGCTCTGGAACCGGTGGAGCAAGCGGGCTTGA
- the nusB gene encoding transcription antitermination factor NusB, with the protein MRASLAAGSGGPAGGPRRRGREIALQVLFQWEAAGHPLEAGLQWAAGEYNPGEEVLAFAADLAGGVTRHRLDIDGLIARYARDWDLERLARVDRNILRLGIYELLYAGRPDVPPPVAINEAVELAKRYSSEDAARFINGILGQLARDRGLAGEGRPAAPAAAGQGESAGGAPAGEGGSGAAPSAPMTAGARPAPAPGTVPGSGQLGGLIRQPGEGTGG; encoded by the coding sequence GTGAGGGCATCTTTGGCGGCGGGAAGCGGTGGACCGGCCGGCGGGCCCCGGCGGAGAGGGCGTGAAATCGCCCTGCAGGTGCTGTTCCAGTGGGAGGCGGCGGGCCACCCCCTGGAGGCCGGCCTGCAATGGGCGGCCGGCGAGTACAACCCGGGGGAGGAGGTCCTGGCCTTTGCCGCGGACCTGGCCGGCGGTGTCACCCGCCACCGGCTGGATATCGACGGGCTCATCGCCCGCTACGCCCGCGACTGGGACCTGGAGCGCCTGGCCCGGGTCGATCGGAACATCCTGCGTCTGGGGATCTACGAGCTGCTCTATGCCGGCCGTCCCGACGTCCCGCCGCCGGTCGCCATCAACGAAGCGGTGGAACTGGCGAAGCGGTACAGCAGCGAGGACGCCGCCCGCTTCATCAACGGGATCCTGGGCCAGCTGGCCCGGGACCGGGGACTGGCGGGTGAGGGCCGGCCCGCAGCGCCGGCCGCCGCGGGACAGGGTGAGTCGGCAGGCGGGGCGCCCGCCGGTGAGGGCGGGAGCGGGGCGGCACCTTCTGCCCCGATGACCGCCGGCGCACGCCCCGCCCCGGCCCCAGGTACCGTGCCGGGCTCGGGCCAGCTGGGCGGTTTAATCCGGCAACCGGGGGAGGGAACCGGGGGTTGA
- the folD gene encoding bifunctional methylenetetrahydrofolate dehydrogenase/methenyltetrahydrofolate cyclohydrolase FolD, translated as MTAGHLWDGRPVAARVRAEVAARAAAFRRQAGRPPGLAAILVGDDPASRLYVANKARACREAGLYSEVHHLPAGTPQAQLVDLVRWLNGRPDIDGILVQWPVPAGIDYEAVLAEIDPGRDVDGFHPVNTGALWRGRPRLVPCTPLGILLLLRAYGISPRGRRAVIAGRSPIVGRPLAGLLLMEDATVTICHSRTPQLEEATRAADILVVAVGRPGLIGAGHVRPGAAVIDVGINRVDGRVTGDVRTAEVARVAAGVTPVPGGVGPMTVAMLLANTVEAARARAEGRPPDSLAAWGRLGEAWS; from the coding sequence TTGACGGCGGGACATCTTTGGGACGGCCGGCCTGTCGCGGCGAGGGTGCGGGCGGAGGTGGCCGCCCGCGCCGCTGCTTTCCGCAGGCAGGCCGGCCGCCCGCCGGGGCTGGCCGCCATCCTGGTGGGGGATGACCCGGCCTCCCGGCTGTATGTGGCCAACAAGGCCCGGGCCTGCCGGGAGGCGGGACTTTACTCCGAGGTTCACCACCTGCCCGCGGGAACGCCGCAAGCCCAGCTGGTGGACCTGGTCCGGTGGCTCAACGGGCGCCCGGACATCGACGGCATCCTGGTTCAGTGGCCCGTGCCCGCCGGGATCGATTACGAGGCCGTGCTGGCGGAGATCGATCCCGGCCGGGACGTGGACGGGTTCCACCCGGTGAACACCGGCGCCCTCTGGCGGGGCCGGCCCCGGCTGGTGCCCTGTACCCCCCTGGGCATCCTGCTGCTCCTCCGCGCCTACGGGATCTCTCCCCGCGGCCGGCGGGCGGTCATCGCCGGCCGCAGCCCCATCGTGGGCCGCCCCCTGGCGGGCCTGCTTTTGATGGAAGACGCCACGGTCACCATCTGCCACTCGCGCACGCCCCAGCTGGAAGAGGCCACGCGGGCGGCGGACATCCTGGTGGTGGCGGTGGGCCGGCCCGGACTGATCGGGGCCGGGCACGTGCGGCCGGGGGCGGCGGTGATCGATGTGGGGATCAACCGGGTCGACGGCCGGGTGACCGGCGACGTGCGCACCGCGGAGGTGGCCCGGGTGGCGGCGGGCGTCACCCCGGTACCCGGCGGCGTCGGGCCCATGACGGTGGCCATGTTGCTGGCGAACACGGTGGAGGCTGCCCGGGCGCGGGCGGAAGGGCGCCCGCCCGACAGCCTGGCCGCTTGGGGCCGGCTGGGGGAGGCCTGGTCATGA
- the xseA gene encoding exodeoxyribonuclease VII large subunit has protein sequence MRSPEPRPLAWRRPAPGSEPAAAARPLASGGAGWPVWEPDAGVPGGVRPADPPAPWPGGALVSGGVPAGVLTVSELTARIRLRLESDARLRQVWVRGELSSCKRHSSGHLYFSLQDEGATLRCVMFRSAARHLGFTPEDGMEVLALGRVGVYEPAGTYQLYVETLEPAGLGALYLALEQRRQRLAREGLFDPARKRPLPAWPRCIGVITSADGAALRDILKVALRRNPRLQVVVAPVPVQGEGAAQAIAEAIRRFNRWGRADVLIVGRGGGAREDLWAFNEEEVVRAVAASRIPVVSAVGHEVDVTLCDLAADVRAPTPSAAAEVVAPELAPMERRLAELSGRLEGGVRRRLERARRRLEELAGRPGLRHPAQQVAAWRQRLERLRQDLARAAGWRVAGGRQRLASATGRLEALSPLSVLGRGYSITRTRDGRVVTRAGQVRPGDRVEVLLARGRLDAQVLASWPGEGTPLPGGDGGEEER, from the coding sequence ATGAGGAGCCCTGAACCCCGGCCCCTGGCCTGGCGCCGCCCGGCTCCGGGGAGCGAACCGGCTGCCGCAGCCCGGCCCCTGGCCTCCGGGGGAGCGGGCTGGCCGGTGTGGGAGCCGGATGCCGGTGTCCCGGGGGGCGTCCGGCCTGCAGACCCGCCGGCGCCCTGGCCGGGAGGCGCCCTGGTTTCAGGCGGGGTACCGGCCGGGGTCCTGACGGTATCGGAGCTCACGGCCCGCATCCGCCTGCGGTTGGAGTCCGACGCCCGGCTGCGGCAGGTCTGGGTGCGGGGCGAGCTAAGCAGCTGCAAGCGCCACTCCTCGGGGCACCTGTACTTCTCCCTGCAGGATGAAGGGGCCACCCTGCGCTGTGTCATGTTCCGCAGTGCCGCCCGGCACCTGGGCTTCACGCCCGAGGACGGGATGGAGGTGCTGGCCCTGGGCCGGGTGGGGGTGTACGAGCCCGCCGGCACCTACCAGCTCTACGTGGAGACGCTGGAACCGGCCGGTCTGGGCGCCCTGTACCTGGCCCTGGAGCAGCGCCGGCAGCGGCTGGCCCGGGAGGGGCTGTTCGACCCCGCCCGCAAGCGGCCCCTGCCGGCCTGGCCGCGGTGCATCGGCGTCATCACCTCGGCCGACGGCGCCGCCCTGCGGGACATCCTGAAGGTGGCCCTCCGGCGGAATCCCCGCCTCCAGGTGGTGGTGGCTCCCGTGCCCGTACAGGGGGAAGGCGCGGCCCAGGCCATCGCCGAGGCGATCCGGCGCTTCAACCGCTGGGGCCGGGCCGACGTGCTGATCGTCGGGCGGGGAGGCGGCGCCCGGGAAGACCTGTGGGCCTTCAACGAGGAAGAGGTGGTCCGGGCCGTTGCCGCCAGCCGGATTCCCGTCGTTTCCGCCGTGGGCCACGAGGTCGACGTCACCCTGTGCGATCTGGCGGCGGACGTGCGGGCGCCCACGCCCTCGGCGGCCGCGGAGGTGGTGGCGCCCGAGCTGGCGCCCATGGAGCGGCGGCTGGCCGAGCTCTCGGGCCGCCTGGAGGGCGGCGTCCGGCGCCGGCTGGAGCGGGCTCGCCGGCGCCTGGAGGAACTGGCCGGCCGTCCCGGCCTGCGCCACCCGGCCCAGCAGGTGGCCGCGTGGCGCCAGCGCCTGGAGCGGCTCCGGCAGGATCTGGCCCGGGCCGCCGGCTGGCGGGTGGCCGGGGGGCGCCAGCGCCTGGCGAGCGCCACGGGCCGGCTGGAAGCGCTGAGCCCGCTGTCGGTCCTGGGCCGGGGCTACAGCATCACCCGGACCCGGGACGGGCGCGTGGTCACCCGGGCGGGGCAGGTACGGCCCGGCGACCGGGTGGAAGTGCTCCTGGCCCGGGGCCGGCTGGATGCCCAGGTGCTGGCCAGCTGGCCCGGTGAAGGGACCCCTTTGCCCGGCGGTGATGGGGGCGAGGAGGAACGGTGA
- the xseB gene encoding exodeoxyribonuclease VII small subunit, producing MPRRRNINESRDRGSQQAGPASGPEPVILAGDAVSPGSTEAPAGAPAGDPPAVGNPPAAGAGGPSAAARAGTRTVEPAGRPGDQGAGASAAPDGGASPGEASFEEMLAELEAIVTRLESGDEPLDRALALFQRGIGLVRRCNQLLDAMERKIQWLLEDAAGTVVTREAPELEPAAAEGEGH from the coding sequence ATGCCTCGTCGGAGGAACATCAACGAAAGCCGGGATCGCGGCTCGCAGCAGGCCGGGCCGGCGTCCGGCCCGGAACCGGTGATTCTGGCGGGCGACGCGGTGTCCCCGGGTTCGACGGAGGCGCCGGCCGGTGCGCCCGCAGGGGACCCGCCGGCGGTGGGGAACCCGCCGGCTGCGGGGGCCGGCGGGCCCTCGGCGGCGGCACGGGCCGGAACCCGGACGGTCGAGCCCGCCGGCAGGCCCGGGGACCAGGGAGCCGGGGCCTCCGCGGCCCCGGACGGCGGGGCCTCCCCTGGTGAAGCCTCGTTTGAAGAAATGCTGGCCGAGCTCGAGGCGATCGTGACGCGGCTCGAGTCCGGCGACGAGCCCCTGGACCGGGCGCTGGCGCTGTTCCAGCGGGGCATCGGCCTGGTTCGCCGGTGCAACCAGCTCCTCGATGCCATGGAACGCAAGATCCAGTGGCTGCTGGAAGACGCGGCGGGGACCGTCGTGACCCGCGAGGCCCCGGAG